Proteins co-encoded in one Clostridia bacterium genomic window:
- a CDS encoding thioredoxin family protein codes for MVIKVLGSGCKNCVTLKENTETALKEAGIESEIETKALSCHPDITDAEYYCIWKFF; via the coding sequence ATTGTAATTAAGGTTTTAGGCTCTGGATGCAAAAATTGTGTGACATTAAAGGAAAATACAGAAACAGCACTAAAGGAAGCAGGCATTGAGTCAGAGATTGAAACAAAAGCATTAAGCTGCCACCCGGATATAACTGATGCAGAATATTATTGTATATGGAAGTTTTTTTAA
- a CDS encoding cytochrome c biogenesis protein CcdA, with the protein MDAVINQWLETISGAISANIWLAPLLALLAGILTSVTPCALTSVPLVIGYVGGTGQRDAKRAFWLSVVFSAGMAVTFTILGTTASILGRLVQGTGSWWYILLGILMLLMALQTWEVYNFIPSSYAIGKSTKRGFLGAFVAGILGGFFSSPCATPVLVVLLAMVAKGGNLFWGVLLLLLYAIGHSFLVLIAGTSVGFVHKLSSSEKYGGTSKVLRILMGSVILLIAFYMFYLGF; encoded by the coding sequence ATGGATGCTGTGATCAATCAATGGCTTGAGACCATTTCAGGAGCTATTTCTGCAAACATATGGCTTGCACCATTATTGGCGCTCCTTGCCGGCATACTTACATCTGTAACTCCATGCGCCCTTACGAGTGTGCCGCTTGTTATAGGTTATGTTGGAGGAACAGGGCAGAGGGATGCAAAAAGAGCCTTCTGGCTGTCGGTAGTATTCTCTGCAGGAATGGCAGTAACCTTTACTATTTTAGGAACAACTGCATCTATTCTCGGGAGACTCGTGCAGGGAACAGGTTCATGGTGGTATATACTTCTTGGAATACTTATGCTTTTGATGGCTCTGCAGACATGGGAGGTATATAACTTCATCCCATCCTCCTATGCAATAGGCAAAAGTACAAAACGGGGCTTTTTAGGAGCTTTTGTTGCCGGAATACTAGGAGGCTTTTTCTCTTCTCCATGTGCAACGCCTGTTCTGGTAGTATTGCTTGCAATGGTGGCAAAGGGAGGGAATCTGTTTTGGGGTGTGCTTCTTTTGCTGTTATATGCTATTGGACACAGCTTTTTAGTGCTGATTGCGGGAACGTCTGTAGGCTTCGTGCATAAGCTGTCTTCGAGTGAGAAATATGGTGGTACAAGTAAAGTATTGAGAATACTAATGGGGTCGGTTATCCTGCTTATAGCATTTTATATGTTCTATCTAGGATTTTAA